The stretch of DNA CAGTTGCCAAAACGGAAAGGCGAGAAGCCATTCATCTGGTTAGAACTGGAGGGTAAACGTCGGCGGGCTACGTTTGTTCGCATCAGCGATTGCCCTAATCCACCCGGCGAGTATAGTAAGTTGGGGGAGGAGACGTATACGGTATTAGTTGAATTCGGTTCTCTTGTCAGTGCAAAGCGGGTAGCGACTGAGTCAGTAAATCGCGATGCCGACACGCAGGCCAATAATTTTGTGCTGAACTCAGAACCAGCCGGTTCGTTGCCGTCGCCACCCATTCAGGATGCTATACCGACGAAGCAAGTACAACATAGCGATTTTCAGATTGTTGATGGAGAAGATCTAAAGCAATACCAGGGGGAAAGTACGCTTGTGGTAGCCGTGGTCGATTCGGGGGTCAAATATGACTTGAGCAATCTTTCTGATGATGAAGATGATGATGAAGAAATCCTGTGTGCATCGGAGCCGCTTCCAGCTAAATCGGGCCTGTATCATTATGATGAGCGCGGTGCCTACCGTTTCCGGTTGTCAACCGGGTTGCCAGGCTGTAACATACAGGCACCGGCCATCGGCTACTGCGGTATTACCGATTACGTTGAACTACCAGATAATGCCAAAAAATTGTGTGTACTGAAACACTACACACCCGAACAAATCCGCAGCAGTGCCTTCGACGACAACCGGGTAATCCGGGACGATAAGTCGACTTCGCGGGGCGGTCGGCACGGCACGTATATAACGGCCATTATCAACCATAATACGCCCAAAGAGGTGTCGGTACTGCCGGTGAAAGCGTTCAACGTGGGCGGCTACGGTACGCTGTTCGACGTGCTGTGCTGCCTGAACTACGTGCTGGCTCAGAAACGCGCCGGGTTGCCCATTCAGGTGTTGAATGCGAGTTGGGTCGGGCAGATCAATGCGGACGGGAAACGGCTGTTAGACAGCAAGTTCCGCGAGCTGGAGAAAGCAGGAATCATTGTTGTGGCCGCAGCCGGTAATCAGAAGCGCGATCTGGGAGACCCCGCCTTGGGTACGTTATACCCAGCCTGTTACAGCACTGAGTGCGAAAACGTAATTACCGTTACGTGCGTCGAACGGAAATACAAGCCGGTTAAACAAGGTACGGCGGGCAAACGCGGTGGCCTGACCGGAGCCGAACAGCAGGAGATTTTACAACACATGGGCTTAGACCCGAATCAGTACGATGCCGTGGTTGATGGGTATGAAGTAACCCAGAATTTTTCCAACCGGTTGGTGTCGGTGGGCGTATATGGTGGGCTGCTGACGGAGACAGGGACAAAAAATCCATTCCAGGAGGTCATTCCCACCTATAAGGAACCGCTACAGGGAAGTTCGTTTGCTACGGCCCGCGTCAGTGCCATTGTCGCGTCGTATCTGGCGGCAAACCCAACTGCGTTGACCTCAGCCAATATAGCTTCAGTCAAAGAACAGATTCTGACGGCGCACACGCGGGAAGAGGCTACTATAGAACCGCGTATACACATGGGACGATTAATAAGTTAGTGAAATTTGCCAACCGACCGGGTTGGCGTTCGTTCTGATCGGGTTGAACCATGAAACGTGTACTACGCTGTCTGGCTGTTGCGCTACTACTAACCTGCCGGATGTATGCTCATGGGGCGTCTCCGGCAGCGTTGGCCGTAGAACTGCGTACCATTCTTCAAAAACCACTGTCCGACCAGAATAAGCTGTTAACCGATTGGCAGCAACGCTGGAACCGGGCGGGCTATGCCAAAGATTCGGCCTACGTCAACGCGCTGTTGCAGGTTGGGATGTTACGGCTGTTCGATGGCAAATACGACGACGCAGCTACTACCGTTCAGCAGGCCGTAACGGTATGTCGCACTAATCCGGGCCGCACCCGCCCGGCTGATCTGTCGAAGGCTTTGTACCGGCTGGGGGTTATTTACAACCTGCAAAGTAAAATCGAACCAGCCATTACCGTGCTGAAACAAGCCGTAATGGCTGGTCAGAACAGCCCTGAAGCAGCCACGTGGGTTGCCAATGCCTACCTGTATTTAGCCTACGCCTACGACACGAAAAGCGATTTCCAGCAGACCATTACGCAGGCCGACTTCGGGTTGCAGACATCGGCTCGTTTGGGTAACAAACCCCTGACCGCCAATCTGCTACGCCAGAAAGCCCAGGCGTTGAACTCATTGCAGCGGTATGCCGAAGCCCAGCAAGCCGTTGAACAGGCCATCCAAACCATAGAACACGAGCCGGGGCTGACAGCGGCTTTGGCCGATAACTACAGCCTGCTGAGTATTATTCTTGGGCATCAGCATCAGCCCGAACGGGCACTTCGCTACGCACAGCAGGCGTTTGCATCAGCCAAAAGCATAGCCTATAATCAGGCACCCAGCATGGCAAACCGGGTGTGTTTCCTGCTCAACAATATGGGCCGCTACGACGAAGCACTGGCTTACGGTCAATACACCATAGCTACGAGTAAAGACCCGTTCAGAAAAGCCGAAGCGTTACAGCTCATGGGGGTAACGTACTGGAAAAAAGGCGATTATGCTCGGAGTTTGCAACTTTATCAACAGGGTATTACCGAACTGCCGATCAATTATGCGAACCGAAACATCGAGCAGTTGCCCGACGACCAGCGTATTCGTTTAGTAGCGCACAAAGAGGTTTTATTTACCCTGCTGCGCGACAAAGCCGATACCTGGCTCGACTATGCCAACGCAACGCGCAACAACCGCCAGCGGCTCCAGCACGCGCTGGATACGTATAAAGCTGCCGATCAGTTAATCGACTTTATGCGCTGGGAACACACCGGACAGCAGTCGAAATTATTCTGGCGGCAAAAAACGCGCGGACTCTACGAACGGGCCATCGAAACCTGTTACCGCCTGAACGATAGCGAACAGGCGTTTCGGTTTATGGAAAAGAGCCGGGCCGTACTATTGGCCGATCAACTCAACGAACTCGGCGCACGTCAGCAACTGTCACTGGCGCAGACAGGCATGGAACATCGGTTGCGTCTGGCCGTTGGTGAGCAGCAGACCAAGTTAGCGGTTGTGCAGCCCGACAGCCCGGACTATGGCCCTTCCCGCGCGGCATTGACGCTAAAACAGGATAGTTTAGAAACGTTTCTGCGACAGTTGGAAACCTCCAACCCGGCTTATTTCCGCTACAAATACGACAACCACGTGCCTCCACTAACCGACGTAAATGCGTTTTTAGCCGGACACGGAACTTCGCTCGTTACCTATTTCGTGGGCGATAGTGCGCTATATGTGCTGAGTCTGGATGGGCGAAAAGCGAAATTAGTACGGCAGTCTGTTTCAGCGTATAACCAGACTATTCGGGCGTTTATGCCGCTCCTGACAACGCCCGACGCACTAAGTCGCCGAACCGAGGTGGAACGGTTCTGGGCCTTGGGTAGTCGGCTGTATCAGCAACTGCTGGCTCCGCTGTCGTTGCCGAAAGGTCGGGTAGTAGTGTCGCCCGATGGCTTTTTTATTCCGTTCGAGACGCTGAGCCGATCTGCCACCCGCGACGAGTATCTTGTTGCCGACTATGCGTTTAGTTACGTTTACTCGGCGCGGCTGCTGTTACGAAATCAGGGCAATCCGGCGCGGCTGGCAGCACTGAGTAGCCATGATTTTGTGGGTATGGCTCCCGTTGCCTTCGCCAGTACGTTAAAGCAGGTCGCGCTACCCGGTTCCGATGAAGCTCTGAAGCCCATAGCTGCCCGGTTTGGCTCGTCGGTGTTAGTTACAGGCCCTGCCGCTACCCGCCGAACGTTTCTGTCAGAAGCCGCCGACGCCCGGGTAGTACACCTGTTCACCCACGCCACTGCCGACACCAGTCAGCGTGAACCATTACTTTATTTCGCCGATTCGACGCTCCGCCTGTCGGACCTGGCCGACGGTCAACTGACTAACACGCAGTTAGTTGTACTGGCAGCCTGCAAAACCGCCGTTGGAGCCAATCAGCGGGGCGAGGGGGTGTTTAGTTTAGCACGCGGGTTTGCGGCTCTGGGCGTGCCGAGCATACTGACGACCCTCTGGAGCGTTGAAAACAAAGCTACTTACGAAATTACAAACCTGTTTTACCAGTACGTAGCCGACGGTTTGCCCAAAGATGAAGCCCTGCAACAAGCCAAACAGGACTGGCTCCGCACTGCCGATGGAGCCAATCGACTGCCCAACGTCTGGGCCGGGCTGATCCTGGTGGGCAACACCGAACCCCTCGACCAACCGAGTCGGTGGCCCTGGGTAGCGGGTGGCCTGCTGGTACTGCTCGGTGCCGGGGGAGTGTGGTGGTGGCGACGGATGCACCGGCTGGCTACACCCGCAGTTGCATGGCTTCGGCCAGTTTAAACACCTCTTTCAGGCATTGGGCGGTCAGCACGGCATCTTCCAGCGCGTTGTGAAAGCCATCTTCGCGGGCAAAGCCGAAATAGTTCGCTATAGCCGTCAGGCTAAGCCGGTCGGGTACGCTGCGGCCATTGGCTTTCAGCACGCGAAACGTGAAGTAGGCCAGCGTGTGCAGGTCGAGCAACACCCGCGAGTAAGGCCATTTTAACTTCTCGTAGCGGTAGGCTTCTTTTAGGAAATTGATGTCGTTGATCACGCTCTGTCCGCAGATTATCACATTGCGCAGAAACGGAGTCCGGTCTAACTGACCGGGCGGCACCCGAATGCCCAACTGCTTACAAATCCACTCTTCCATCGCCGGTAATACGTCGTACATCATCGGCGCATCTTCGAGGTCGGCCAATGAGAGGTTGTGAATTTTTTCGGACGACGACGAGAATGCATCTTCATTTTCTGGGTACACATTGGTCAGATAGCGGCCTTTTTCCGTCCAGTCGTCGTCGAACAGCACCGCACCGATCTGGATAATTTCATTGTAGTCCGGCTCCGGGCCGGTCATTTCGAGGTCAAGAACAAGATAAGGCACAAGAATGATATGATTTACAGCGTATAATCCAGCGTAGTTGAGAGCGAAATAATAGCAGAACTATTAGGCTTGCAAGTAATTTTTATTCTGAAAAATAATCGCGTTATTTTTCAATGATGAAACATTTTGGTATCCATTGCCGTTTTACCTACAACTTCCAATCCAAAACCCGTCTGACCATTTCAGGCGGGTTTTATTGTTTCTGCGAATTCCTTCGGCGATTGGCCCGTAAATTTCTTAAACGCCCGGTTGAAGGTAGCTTTTGAGTTGAAGCCGCAGTCGAGTGCGAGGCCCAAGAAACTCAGGTGAGCATTGGCCGGGTTGTGCAACTGTCGTTTAAATTCATCGACGCGGTATTCGTTCACAAAATCGTTGAAGTTCTTGCCAGTGCCTGCGTTGATTACCTGCGACAATAAAACCGGATTCAGGTGCACGTGCCGGGCCAGGTCGGTCAGCGACAAATCAGCATCGAGATACGGTTTCTCCGTTGTCATGTAATCCAGCAACTTATCGCGCAGGCTAACCAATTCGTCGGAGAGGGGAGGAGACGATGCGACTGAAGGTATGGGTTGATGCGCCGGTGCTTCGGCGGATGAAACTTCGGCCAGTACGGGTGTGGCAGTCCGTATCGACACAGCGTCGGGTATGTCTGAAACGGTAGCACCGGCAGACGCAAAGGCCAGTCGTCGGCCCGGCTGCACCTGCGCGTAGCCGTTGATGCTGACGTAATAAATCAGAACAACTTCCGCCAGTTCGTCCCACCAGTCCTGCCAGAAATTAAGTTGGAGCGTAAAACTCAGCCCGTCCATCAGAAAGCCAAACACCGTAACAACGGTCAGGGCAATGATGAAGTTACGAAACCAGCGGAAGCTAATGGTTTCGGTTTCGGAAAACTGGTGCTTAATCCACTCCCGATAGTGCCGATATAGCCGCAGCGACAGATAGAGGTAAAAAAAGTCCTGAAGAACGCCAAACCAGAACTCAAACGTACCAATGTAATAGGGTTCGTGCATGTTGGCTTCCCACCAGCGCACAAAATCGGTACCCATTGCAAAAATGCTGACCCGGTAGATGACCTGCACCAGAAACGGAACCGCGTGCCACAGGTCGCGCCGGGTAAACTGAAAATCAGCGTTAAATTGCGTTTTGAGGTAAAAATAACACAGGGGCGGAAACAGGTAGCCCAGCGTTCGGGGGAAAAATTCCAGCTCGCGCCAAAGAATTTCGATACCCCCGAAGCCCAGCATATACTCCCAGATGTTGAACGCCATCCCCACCAGCACCCAGCCCAGCAACACGTCGGACAGTCGCTCTTCGCGCCGACCGCGTAGCCACAGTAAAACGGCATATACCCAGGCTTGTACAAATCCAAACAATAGGGGCGACGAATAAGCGGAAAAATAGAACGACATAAAGTGAATTTCGGAACGGTTAGCAATATACGAGCTGAATGGCTTGTCTGTTTTGTGCGGGTATCAATCATTTTTGCTGATCCGATCCAGTACAAACTGCAACACCTCGTCGTGGCCCTGCAACAGGCCGGTAATGGTAGGTAAAACGCGGTAATCAGGCAGGCGTTTGGCCGGATATTTTTTGGTAAACTCGCCCCAGCACAGAAACGGCATATCGACCGTGATGGCACTGTTGGGTAGTTTGATAATATAGCTCTGACCAGCGCACAGGATACCGGCATAAATATCGCTCCCTAACTCTTCGCCCACGAACGTAATCTTCTGGCCCGTTGTCTGCCGATATTTATACAGCTTTTCGACAAAGCCCGCCCCCGCCGAAAAAACTCCTTCGTTTATCAGCACAACAATCTGTCCCGTAAACCGGTCTTTCGTCGGTAGGATGGTGGCCCCCATCATGTCGAGGTATTTCTGCTTGATAAACAGCGTTTTGTCATCTCTTAAAAACTCCGCCGGGTCGGCTATGTAGCCCTTAATGTCGTCCGACAGATTGATGGCGTATTGCTGAAACGGGAATGTTTTGCTCGGCACGACCATCTGACCGGGCAAAATGGGACTGGGAGTAATGTGTGCAAGCAGTTTCTCGCTGTAGCCATCGCTCCCGCCTTCGTTGTCGCGCAGGTCGATAATCAGGTGTTGGGTGCTACGGCTGTTCATGTCCCGGAATGCACTATCGACAAATGTTTCAAATCGAACCCCAAAATTTTCGATAAAACCCTTATAAAAGCTACCCACTTTCAGGTATGCCGTTTGCGGGGCCACCACTGCCTTGTATTGCGTTGGGTTCTCAAAGTGGCTCAGGCTTTTGCCCGTCAGCATTTTGTGGGCTTTCTCCATTGCTGAAGGCAGTTGAGCCTTTACACGCACGGGCTTCGGTTGACCCGCCAACCTCAACGAGAACTCCATTTCGTTAGGATAGAGCATGTTATAAAGAAAATGGAGGTAGTAATATTTGTAGAGAAAGTAGGTTTTGAACGTCTGGTTGATGCCATCGGCGGGGATGTACCGCGCCATCGAGTCGAGCAGTTGCCGGGCGGGTTTGCCATTGATGCTCAGAATCTCGGCTCCTCTCGATACCCTTTGTTCTTCGCTGCAATCACCCAGCACATACAACTTCTGGTCGATCACCATCAGTTGCAGGGGTAAATACCGCCGGTCCTTTTTGAGATTATTCAGCCAGTAATTCGGCTCGCCCTCGCCGGGCAGGTTAATGCGCGAGTGACCATACCGCAGGAGCGTGAGCAGATAACGAAGTTTGAGGTAATAGCCATCGACCGTAATCCCTTCCCGAAACGTTTTGCCGATGCTGTCGCACTGCCTGGCAAACGTGGCCTTATCAATGAAGTAGTACAGCCCGCCGTGACCTTCCTCAAGCGAACCGCGAAAAATGGCGAAATCGTCGCGTTGCTGGCTGAGAGTTAGCCTGGGCGGCTGGGCCTGTCCGGAGGCAAACTCAGTCAGCAACAAGCATATTGCGATCATCAACACAAGTCTCATGGCAGTGTAAAAGTGAGGGTTATTCGAAAATATCAAACGTTTTGCCCTTATCTCCTTCCTTAACGATCAGAAACGGCTTGTCGGAGTCGATGCGTTTACCGCTCATGACTGTGTTTACCTGTTCGTTATCAGCCAGATACACCTTCGTGCCAACCGGATAGGTATGTCGGTAGCTTACTCTTGGAGCCATCACCTCAATTTGAGTGCTGTTGCCAGTTTCACCCGGCTCGTAGCTGATAATGGCAACTTTTTGAGGAAGCAGGCTCGGATTTCGTAGACGGACCGTAACCCGTAGTGACGCATCCGGGGTGCTATTTTCCCGCTTGACCTGCCGTTTCTCTTTTTCTTCTTTAGCCCCGGTGTCGGTGCCGAGGGTTTTGCCTTCGTCTTCAGCCCGAACGGTGAATATCAATCCTGTGCCTGTTTCGCCATCGTTTGTGAAATGGAGTCTGGCACCAACGGGCCAATTGCAGGGGATGGTCTCGCGCCGACCCATCGTGAAGCCGTATTTGATGCCCGGCCCTTCGACTAAGAACATGCGGTGGTAGCCGAGCGTATTTTTAAGCATGAAGGTAATACGGGGCGGGTCGTCGGAGAGCGAACGAGCGGTTACGCCAGTGGTGGTAAACAGAGCTACCGAAAGCAGGAACAGGATGATTGCGTTGGTTTTCATGGGCCGGATTAGTTTTTAACGTCGAACGATTTACCGGCATCGTCGGCTTTGACGATCAAAAACGGCTTGCCTGCATCGAGTCGCTTACCACTCATAACTACGTCGACCTGCTCGCTATTGGCCAGATAAAGTTTCGTGCCCACAGTGTAATAGACCTTTTTACTCCCTTTAGGCAGCATGACGAAACCGTAAGTACCGTTGCCTTTTTCGCCGGGCGAATAACTAACGAGCGTAATTTTTTTCGGCAACAGGCTGGGGTTACGAAGCGTGAACGTAATGTCCTTGTTCTGCCCGGTCTGAACAGTCTCCGCTTTAGTGTTGGCGATTGGCGTGAAGCCGGTGTTGGCTGTGAATAGCGTTGCTACGAGCAGGATGATTACGATGGTTTTCATTGTGTTTAGTTCGTTCTGTGTTGGCCCGGATGTGCCGGACGGTGAGACAAAGGTGGTAGGTTGGCAGGCTCTGGTTCGACTCAAAAAGAAGTTGAGACGACTCAAATTATGTCCTGAGCCGTTTTGAGGGCAAATCGTTTATGGCTGAACCAGATTCACGGTTTTGCCATCGTCTTTCGGTTTTACGACCAGCAGGGGTTTGCCGGGTGCTTCCAGGCCGCGCATGTTGGCGTTGATTTCCTGCTGATTCACCAGCGAAAGCCGGGTGCCGGGTTTGATTTCTACTTTGTGGGCCTGACCGGGCAGAATATAGGCCGTGAACACGTTAGGGTATTTATTATCGGGATAGCGTTCCAGAAACCTAAACTCGCGGGGCACCAAACCGTTGTTTTTGAGACGTAAACGCACCTTTTTCGGGTCTTGCGCGAAGGCTGACGAAGCAAACAGGAATAGTAAGATGAATAGCACATTCCATGCGCGATGTGTTGTTTTCATAGTCGTTTGCAAGAATTGATTATCATTGCAAACCTCCCATTGATACGTCGATGGATCGTCTCATAATTTTTTCGAGACGGTTCAGATTATAAATTGAGTCAAGAAAGAGAAGTTAATCGTCTGAGCTGATGTCTGTCTGAGCCTGCAAATCGACATAGGTAATAGTCATATTGCGGACCTGCGCGTAAGGAATAATGATGTACTCCTGTTGTATCTCTCTTTTGTCGGCGCGTTCAAATAATTCAGATTGATTGACTTCCTCCCGAGTGGCTGTTTCCTGCGTTTTCGATATAATTTTTTGGCTACGTGATGTCTTTTGAAACACTGATTTTGACGCATAAAACAGAACCAGACGGTCGAGCGTGTTACTGGTTTCGTTCAGTGTGAAGTCATATAGAAAACCGTCGTAGATAATCGTATTCTCTTTAGTTTCGGTTAAGATGTGAACAGCAATCAGATCAACCGTTCGATCTTTAGTAGTCGGATTGGTTTCTAAAATGCGGCCCGTCAGCCAGTAGAACCATTCATTTGAGAAACGTAGCAGCGTATACTTCGAGTCCAACTTGTTTCGGAATACAAGGTCACGTGCCACAGCCGCACCAACCAGTGCTAACGTTAGGGATGCAATCAAATACCCCGAAAAGCCGAGCAGGTAATTACCAATTTTAGCGTTGACATAACCTGATGGCGCACCAATAGGAGCGTCTATCGACTTGCCAAGCAAAAGGTTGTAAACGAATTGATAATCGATTTGGAAAGGCGTAAAAAAGTCTATGAATACGGTACAAACCAGATGGATGGTTAAGGCAGGCATAATCGAAGCCGTTACCTGCTCCCAAATGGGTTGCCTGAGTACGTTATACTTGATTTTGTAAGTACCGCCGTTGCGACTTCCCCGGAAGTATGCGCCCCGAAAAAATATGCCCGGATACAGCAGTAAAATAATTAGCAGTGCGCTTAAAACAACATTCATAAACTACGAGTCGTAGCGATGTCGTCCAGTTTTTCAGCATCGATTTTTATGATCTTGCCATTTTCATTTTTTACTATTATCTCGCCTTTCTTGTGCTCACTGCTTAGAAAACGGCGCAACTGAGCAGCCGACTCTGGCGAAGAAAGCACCTGCTTGGCTAACGGACTGAATGGAGCACGCATAGTAGAGAAAATATAATTTCAACAAATAAACAACATTTGCCAAGCAAATGTCAACTAAAAGACAGACGATTTTTCATTACAAATTCCCTTTCGCTTTAATCCGCCCTGCATCCTGACCGGTTTCGCGGTCGCGGGCGGCTTTTACGTCGTTGCTGCCGAAACGGTAGCTGAATCGGATGCTTACCCGGCGGCTTTCCCATTTGCGGTCGATGCGGAACTGCTGGCTTTGAAAATCAGCCGATTGCCGCCAGCGCATGGTATTCAGCAGGTCATCGACCGCAAGGGTGAGTTTGCCGCGCTCCTGCATCACTTTCTTCTGTAGGCTCAAATTCAGCGCACCCAGCCCGCCAATCCGATATACGGTTTGCTTCGTGGGCGCACTCCAGAAGCCCGATGCCTGGGCCGACCAGCTTTTCGACACGGTAAACGAGTGCTGCATGTAGCCGTCGAAGGCAAACGCCCGCTGGTCGAACGCTTCGGTTGCCGAAAACTGGCCCACAAAGCGGTTCCAGGTAGCACCGGCGTAGGCGTATAAACTCCACCACTTCGTAAACTGATACGGTGTACTGATCGACAGATTCAGCGCATCGACCCGGCCCACGTTAGCAATGGTCTGGTAGGCGATAAACCCCTGTTGCTGCACCACGTCGGTAGCAAACTGATTGGTTCGGCTGTAGGAAACTTTCAGACTGGTGGCCCATTTATACGTCCAGCCCGCTTCGATGTTGTGCGTGTAAGATGGCCGCAGAAATGGGTTGCCGCG from Spirosoma montaniterrae encodes:
- a CDS encoding S8/S53 family peptidase; amino-acid sequence: MTTDERPDANANPAQTSNSPSGLINGHHSKPYSIIETNRDKLRKLGCFVPVIQIPVGKGEPAPVVVQRQKILVFSKAEIDQLPKRKGEKPFIWLELEGKRRRATFVRISDCPNPPGEYSKLGEETYTVLVEFGSLVSAKRVATESVNRDADTQANNFVLNSEPAGSLPSPPIQDAIPTKQVQHSDFQIVDGEDLKQYQGESTLVVAVVDSGVKYDLSNLSDDEDDDEEILCASEPLPAKSGLYHYDERGAYRFRLSTGLPGCNIQAPAIGYCGITDYVELPDNAKKLCVLKHYTPEQIRSSAFDDNRVIRDDKSTSRGGRHGTYITAIINHNTPKEVSVLPVKAFNVGGYGTLFDVLCCLNYVLAQKRAGLPIQVLNASWVGQINADGKRLLDSKFRELEKAGIIVVAAAGNQKRDLGDPALGTLYPACYSTECENVITVTCVERKYKPVKQGTAGKRGGLTGAEQQEILQHMGLDPNQYDAVVDGYEVTQNFSNRLVSVGVYGGLLTETGTKNPFQEVIPTYKEPLQGSSFATARVSAIVASYLAANPTALTSANIASVKEQILTAHTREEATIEPRIHMGRLIS
- a CDS encoding CHAT domain-containing protein — protein: MKRVLRCLAVALLLTCRMYAHGASPAALAVELRTILQKPLSDQNKLLTDWQQRWNRAGYAKDSAYVNALLQVGMLRLFDGKYDDAATTVQQAVTVCRTNPGRTRPADLSKALYRLGVIYNLQSKIEPAITVLKQAVMAGQNSPEAATWVANAYLYLAYAYDTKSDFQQTITQADFGLQTSARLGNKPLTANLLRQKAQALNSLQRYAEAQQAVEQAIQTIEHEPGLTAALADNYSLLSIILGHQHQPERALRYAQQAFASAKSIAYNQAPSMANRVCFLLNNMGRYDEALAYGQYTIATSKDPFRKAEALQLMGVTYWKKGDYARSLQLYQQGITELPINYANRNIEQLPDDQRIRLVAHKEVLFTLLRDKADTWLDYANATRNNRQRLQHALDTYKAADQLIDFMRWEHTGQQSKLFWRQKTRGLYERAIETCYRLNDSEQAFRFMEKSRAVLLADQLNELGARQQLSLAQTGMEHRLRLAVGEQQTKLAVVQPDSPDYGPSRAALTLKQDSLETFLRQLETSNPAYFRYKYDNHVPPLTDVNAFLAGHGTSLVTYFVGDSALYVLSLDGRKAKLVRQSVSAYNQTIRAFMPLLTTPDALSRRTEVERFWALGSRLYQQLLAPLSLPKGRVVVSPDGFFIPFETLSRSATRDEYLVADYAFSYVYSARLLLRNQGNPARLAALSSHDFVGMAPVAFASTLKQVALPGSDEALKPIAARFGSSVLVTGPAATRRTFLSEAADARVVHLFTHATADTSQREPLLYFADSTLRLSDLADGQLTNTQLVVLAACKTAVGANQRGEGVFSLARGFAALGVPSILTTLWSVENKATYEITNLFYQYVADGLPKDEALQQAKQDWLRTADGANRLPNVWAGLILVGNTEPLDQPSRWPWVAGGLLVLLGAGGVWWWRRMHRLATPAVAWLRPV
- a CDS encoding 3'-5' exonuclease, encoding MPYLVLDLEMTGPEPDYNEIIQIGAVLFDDDWTEKGRYLTNVYPENEDAFSSSSEKIHNLSLADLEDAPMMYDVLPAMEEWICKQLGIRVPPGQLDRTPFLRNVIICGQSVINDINFLKEAYRYEKLKWPYSRVLLDLHTLAYFTFRVLKANGRSVPDRLSLTAIANYFGFAREDGFHNALEDAVLTAQCLKEVFKLAEAMQLRV
- a CDS encoding helix-turn-helix domain-containing protein — translated: MSFYFSAYSSPLLFGFVQAWVYAVLLWLRGRREERLSDVLLGWVLVGMAFNIWEYMLGFGGIEILWRELEFFPRTLGYLFPPLCYFYLKTQFNADFQFTRRDLWHAVPFLVQVIYRVSIFAMGTDFVRWWEANMHEPYYIGTFEFWFGVLQDFFYLYLSLRLYRHYREWIKHQFSETETISFRWFRNFIIALTVVTVFGFLMDGLSFTLQLNFWQDWWDELAEVVLIYYVSINGYAQVQPGRRLAFASAGATVSDIPDAVSIRTATPVLAEVSSAEAPAHQPIPSVASSPPLSDELVSLRDKLLDYMTTEKPYLDADLSLTDLARHVHLNPVLLSQVINAGTGKNFNDFVNEYRVDEFKRQLHNPANAHLSFLGLALDCGFNSKATFNRAFKKFTGQSPKEFAETIKPA
- a CDS encoding S41 family peptidase, giving the protein MIAICLLLTEFASGQAQPPRLTLSQQRDDFAIFRGSLEEGHGGLYYFIDKATFARQCDSIGKTFREGITVDGYYLKLRYLLTLLRYGHSRINLPGEGEPNYWLNNLKKDRRYLPLQLMVIDQKLYVLGDCSEEQRVSRGAEILSINGKPARQLLDSMARYIPADGINQTFKTYFLYKYYYLHFLYNMLYPNEMEFSLRLAGQPKPVRVKAQLPSAMEKAHKMLTGKSLSHFENPTQYKAVVAPQTAYLKVGSFYKGFIENFGVRFETFVDSAFRDMNSRSTQHLIIDLRDNEGGSDGYSEKLLAHITPSPILPGQMVVPSKTFPFQQYAINLSDDIKGYIADPAEFLRDDKTLFIKQKYLDMMGATILPTKDRFTGQIVVLINEGVFSAGAGFVEKLYKYRQTTGQKITFVGEELGSDIYAGILCAGQSYIIKLPNSAITVDMPFLCWGEFTKKYPAKRLPDYRVLPTITGLLQGHDEVLQFVLDRISKND